The genomic segment aatgcagcactccagtttgaaaaagacaggtgcacccctttgtttatcgcagcactatttacaatagccaagaaatggaagcaacctaaacgtccatcagtagatgaatggataaagaagatgtggtacatatacacaatggaatattactcagccataagagaagaacagatcctactattcacaacaacatggatggagctagagggtattaggttcagtgaaataagccaggtggagaaagacaaatatcaaatgatttcactcatatgtggagtataataacaaagaaaaactgaaggaacaaaacagcagcagaatcacagaacccaagaatggactaactgttaccaaagggaaagggactgggcaggagggttgggaagggagggataaggtcagggaaaaagaaagggggccttacgattagcatgtataatgtgggggggcatagggagggctgtgcaacacagagaagacaagtagtgagtctacagcatcttactacactgatggacagtgactgtaatggggtttgtgggggggggacttggtgaagggggaagtctagtaaccataatgttcttcatgtaattgtagattaatgataataaaatgaatattaaaaaaaatgagcagaggagctgaacagacagttctccaaagaagaaattcagatggccaacagacacatgaaaagatgctccacatcacttgtcatcagagaaatgcaaattaaaaccacaatgagatatcacctcacaccagtaaggatcaccaccatccaaaagacaaacaacaacaaatattggtgaggttgtggagaaaggggaaccctcctacactgctggtgggaatgtaaattagttcaaccattgtggaaagcagtatggaggttcctcaaaaagctcaaaatagaaataccgtttgaaccaggaattccacttctaggaatttaccctaagaatacagcagcccaatttgaaaaagacagatgtacccctatgtttttcgctatttacaatagccaagaatggaagcaacctaagtgtccatcagtagatgaatggataaagatgtggtacatatacacaatggaatattattcagccataagaagaaaaaaaatcctaccatttgcaacaacatggatggagctagagggtattatgctcagtgaaataagccaggtggagaaagacaagtaccaaatgatttcactcatatgtggagtataagaacaaaggaaaaactgaaggaacaaaacagcagcagaatcacagaacccaagaatggactaactgttaccaaagcgaaagggactgggcaggagggttgggaagggagggataaggtcagggaaaaagaaagggggccttacgattagcatgtataatgtgggggggcatagggagggctgtgcaacacagagaagacaagtagtgagtctacagcatcttactacactgatggacagtgactgtaatggggtttgtggggggggggacttggtgaagggggaagtctagtaaccataatgttcttcatgtaattgtagattaatgataataaaatgaatattaaaaaaaatgagcagaggagctgaacagacagttctccaaagaagaaattcagatggccaacagacacatgaaaagatgctccacatcacttgtcatcagagaaatgcaaattaaaaccacaatgagatatcacctcacaccagtaaggatcaccaccatccaaaagacaaacaacaacaaatattggtgaggttgtggagaaaggggaaccctcctacactgctggtgggaatgtaaattagttcaaccattgtggaaagcagtatggaggttcctcaaaaagctcaaaatagaaataccgtttgaaccaggaattccacttctaggaatttaccctaagaatacagcagcccaatttgaaaaagacagatgtacccctatgtttttcgctatttacaatagccaagaatggaagcaacctaagtgtccatcagtagatgaatggataaagatgtggtacatatacacaatggaatattattcagccataagaagaaaaaaaatcctaccatttgcaacaacatggatggagctagagggtattatgctcagtgaaataagccaggcggagaaagacaagtaccaaatgatttcactcatatgtggagtataagaacaaaggaaaaactgaaggaacaatacagcagcagaatcacacaacctgagaatgaactaacagttaccaaagggaactggactgggaagggtgggtggaaagggagggataaggttggggggagaaaggggacattacgaatagcatgtataatgtggggggaggcacagggagggctgtgcaacaccgagacaagtagtgagtctacagcatcttactatgctgatggagagtgactgtaatgggggttgttgGGGgccttggtgaagaggggagtctagttaacacaatgttcctcatgtaattgcagattaatgataccaaaaaaacaaaaaaaaactctgGGAAGAGGGACAGTTTTAAACAGTGGAAGGGACATCTCTTCCACTGTaaggaagaaaggacagaggcagagaggttCACATTATAATTTGTTTAAATCAAAATCTTCCATCATGGAACTCATTTTCTGTACGATACAgagtaacttaaaattttttctaacaTGGTATTTTAGTTGGCTTTATAGAGTAACAAAGTACTGTGGGGACTAAGGAGGGGATGTTGGAATTTGAGCATGTTCAATATTCTTGAACACCTAATGCCATGCATATCTGAGGCTTTAAAGATCCCAAGATGGGCAACAAGATGGGAGATTGTCTCGGTGGACCTTTATTTCTGTGGGTTGGACAGGATCCATCCCTATTCTTCCGTCCCAGGACTTTAATTTACCCTTGAGGATTCCATGCCCACTTTGTTGCCCTGATGGAACATACGATAAATGTGCTTTGGCCAGAGGGTGGAGGTGAGGCTCAGAGTTCTCTCCTGGAAGATTTTATCTTGGGATGAGTGACACATAAGTAAGAATGACTGGGTCATCATTCCAAAACATGTAACCTGAAAAGAGCCCCCATGGGCTCCTGCTCCCTGGAGCCCCAGAGCTGACCCAGGTCTTGTCCTTCCAAAAGGCTGGTCTTTTAGCCTTTCCTTCCACTCCAGGAGCCAACCCACATTCAGATTCCTGTTTTGATAAGGTCAGTCTAATCcattttctgttgcttgcaacttAAGGATCCTGGCCAATGGATACAGCCCCTCTATGGAGTATGTACCCAAAGGATGGCAGGTTGGATAGATCAAAGATTGGCAGCCCCCATTCTTGATTCCTTTCCCAACATTCACTCCTTACCATGAGGATCTATGGCACAGCTCTTTAGAGAAGATGacaaatcccatttacaattaacCTTCTCAACCATAAAGCTGCATTTTCCAGCCCCTTCTGGATGCCACACTTAATAACTTTTGAGAAACATGCTTTCTGGAACGTTGCCACTGTTGGCCCAGTTCAACTCATGTTTACCATTTCCACATCAGTTCAGCTACCCATAACTATTGCCATACTCTGGCACATGGAGATGTGTGTGAAACTTCTGCTGACCTATAATAATAGGTCTTTGCTCAGCTTCCTTTGTGCCACTACAGTAGCTTGTATTGCCCACCATCATGGACTTATTATACCACTTTGTCATTATTTGTCTAGCTTCAGTAATAGCTGTGGACTCTGAGGGCAGAGTAAAAGTCAGGCTCTGGCACAGTGCTTTACATGAAATGTTTGTAGAACAAATTAAACAATAACCAAACATTATAGACAATACATGAGGTCAGGGAACAGTATAGGTAAAGATCCTATGAACCAACCCctttaaaaaaagacagagaagtgGTTAGGAGATAAATGCCACCCcaacaatgacaaaaaaacaGAGGTAGTAGTTCAGACTCTGAAAGATAAGGTAACTTACCAGAGGTTATTCAGTGGCAGGTCAGGGCTAAGAATCTGGCCCACTGAAGTGCAGGACAGTTCTCTCTTCAACATTATGAAACCATCCCCATCAATATAACCCAGAAGCATAAGGAACACATCCAAGTCTTTGCAACTGTTCTCAAGTTGTCTCTCCCACATAAATTACTCATTCCAGCCCATTGTTAGCTTAGATGTCAAGGCAAggtttatttgaagaaattaagTCACCTGTGACAATCTCCTCATTCCAAAATCTGTCTACCCTTCTACCTCTCAACCAAGAGGCTGTCATGTGTGGATGGGATGGAGAGTGGGGATATGGTCCCACTGTGAAGCTACCCTCTAGCGTTCAGCATATGCTGGCTCAGCCCTGAGATCCTCTTGACCATAGCCACTTGTTCAGAGCAGTGGTGCTACCCTGAGAGCATTTTCAGTCAGTGGCCATCTCCTGAGTTTACTCgtcacattgcagtcactgtgatCAATATATAAGTGATCAGTGGTGGTCAAAAGCCGATAAAGAGGCACAGGTTGTTGAAGGAATACCTCTGTTAAAGAGGGTTCTAGGGATGATAAATGGAATGCTCAGTTTATTAAAGTGCTCAACTATAGCATAAAAAATAAAGGTGTGGGAACCTATCTCCTGGTGAGAAAGCAAGTTATGATCTGAGAGGCTTCTGGAAAGATATAACAAAAGTACATAAAAAGAACTCTTCTCATATAATTTCAGCAATGATGGGAGAGAGGAGAGCTCAGAGTTTAGTATCTGAATTACTAGAACTCTAAATCAAACATATCCCTAGATGGAGACCAGCTCCTTTAACTCCTCATGGAGACAAATGGAACACTTATCTTTATGTCTTTTTGCTCTCTTTTCTCATCAAATAAACTTCTAACTTGAAGTCTGGTTTCCCATATGAAAATGTCTCTTATGGCTAAGTGATCAGTTTACATATGGCCTATAAATCACTTTTCTGTAGGGTAGTTGGCAAAAACCTGGGGTGAGATAAGAAATCTTGAGTTTCCAAATCTGCCAGGTTGAGGTCCACACCCAGGAACAAGTAGTCCATAACATATCCTCTTGGCATGATTACATGACCCAGAATTGGGGTGCCATGGTAGGGAGGGGTAAGTATCCATCAGCAGCAGTGGCTCTTGTCCTTGAAGTTAGTGTACAGCCTCATAAGTCACTTGTAAGTCCAGTGAGCAGTGGCCCAGCCCTGGCCCTTGCATAGGTCCCGGTGGCGAAGGAAACAGGCATGGACTCGAAACCGACGGCCACAGTGTGGACAGGCATGCAGGGCTCCAGCATGGGTCTTCATATGTTCTGTCAGATGGTGCTTCAGCTTGAAGCGCTTGTTGCAGATGCCACAGCCAAAGGGCCGAAGGCTGAAGGTCAGCATTATGTGCCGGTCACGCTTTGGTTTCACTGCAAACCGCTTCCCACACAAGCAACCAAAGCGTTTTCCATCTGCAGGGGGTGCCCCACCTAGCTTCACAGGCCCATGCACAGCCTGCCCTGctcccccaggtcctccaccCCCTGACAGGATTTCATTTCCATGAAGATCCACGGGCTTCCAGGATGGACCACCTCCTCCAGATGTTATCCCTGATCCTGAGGGCAGCAAGAACCCTAACTCTCCATTCCCTTCAGTGTCCTCTCCAGGAAACATTTTGGTCTCCTCCTTTGCTCCTCCAGACTGAGCTCCACCTACTGATGTCTCCTCCTTAGGCTCAAAGGGTTCCTGCTTGATGTAGAAGATTTTAGAGGGGAGAGGAGTATGAGGGACAGGAGGCTCAAGTGGCATACTCTCACCCTCTGGAAGCCTGCGGGGAGTAGTGGATATGGGAGGTGGGTGTGATCCATGAGAGCGGGGAAAAACGCCTGATACTCTCTGAGGTTGAGGAGTATGAGAGGGTGCTGCTGACCcctggtcctcctcctcctcctcatcttcttcttcttcctcttcctcttcttcttcaaCTTGAATCTGTAACACATCTCCCAGTTCACTCCCCTCTCCTACAACAGGGCTCTCAGTAGAGGCGGAAGACTGCACTGGGGTCTGGAAAGGGGAAGAGCGAATGCACCATCCTCCTGGAGAGGATGTGGTGGAAAGAATTGTGTGGTAAGGGTTTGTTCCACGGGTTGAAATTCCACCACCTGAGGTTTCCAGTTCCCTAAGAATCTCTGAGCACTGATCTACCACTTGCCACATTTGGAGGCCACTGGCTAcaaggaggtgggcagggagagcaTCCAGAGGAAGGCGGAGGCGCCCTGAATAAATGAGCTGGAGCAGCCCCTCGAAGGCATCGGCTTCAATGACACTGGGCAGAGTGAGACGAGGCGCATCCCCCAGAAGAAGTTTGTCATGGAAGTAAGGAGAGGCAGCAGCCAACACTGCTTTGTGAGCCCTGAGCTCCCGGCCTTGCACTAGGAGGGATACATCACAGAACTTTCCCTCTAGCCTGTGGCGGTTCAGAGCTTCAAGCAGCAATGAGCTATGTTGAGGGAACTCAATCTGGATTGTCCGTGGGGCTGGGTTGCAGATTGGGGAGGGAGGTACTGGAGGCAAAGGCATGGAGGTTTCCATGGCTTCCAGGAGATTAGAGGCTGGGAGTAGACCCCACGCGGGATGAAGGCTGTGGAAGTGAGAGACGGCGGTCACAGAAGTGCTGGGTAAAGGAACCATGTCTCTTCGAACATCACCCGCCTCCCCTATCCCCCAACATGTGGAAAACTTCCATTAGTGTTGGCTTCTGCAGATCCGTCCCGCGCACTCCcccaccaagaaaacaaaacactaccaCAACAAAACACCAACCGGGGTTTGAACTTCCAGGGCCTGTGGAAGATGAGGAGATCCTTCAGCCACGAGCCTGACCTCGTCGGCCCAGGGTGGCTCCTGCCTGCCGCTCGGCTCCTCCTCACGATGTCCACCGAGCCCAGCTCCCAGGAAGCCGCGGCCACTGGGAGGCCTCGTGTACCAGCCGGGCGGCCCTTCGTGCCGCCACGCCCCCGCCGGCACTCCAGCTGCACCGCCCTCGGAGCGCCTCCGCAGCCACCCAACCTTCCTGGACCGGAAGCCGCCTCCAGCCCGCCGGACGCGGGCGCTGGGAGCGGTGGGCTGAGCCAGGGCTGCAGCCAATCGGAGGGCAGCAGCCTACAAGCCTCGTGTTGATTTGTTGCGTCGGAGAAAAGGCCGTGCCTGCGGACCAGCTACTGGTCCCCAGCTCAGAGTAGGGTGGGTTGGGCCGGCACCTGTGCGGGAAGAATGGAGCTGGACCTCCCGAGTGCATAGCTGGGACAGAGGGGTGACCGGTGATTAAATGTagcgccctccccaccccctcggTGGGTGGTGAGATTAAGTGGGGACCGACTGTGTGAGCTAGGCACGGTCCACGGCACCTCGTGCCCTGCCTGCTAGGTAGGTGTCACTATCATCGGTTTCCTCGGGGGGAACCGAAGCTGGTAGGTGGAACCTGGGATTTGATTCCAAACGGGATCATTTTAACCAGCGACTAAACAAGCCTTATTTTcgaggtaattttttaaaacaaaggtatGTAGAAATAAACTTGGAATATTTTATCAGATAATGCTGCTGTTCCTTGGCTTCACTCCTGGCTAAGTGGAGCAGTGGCGAGGGAGAGCTAGACTAGGTAATTGTGTCAAGTGCAAACTCCCTGCAACAAAACAATAAATCTCCTGGCTGGGTGGGAGAGTGATATTCTAGGGCAAAGTACGGTATTGCACAGGGATGGATATAGTCTCTCCCAAGCTGTCAGCTTCTAGCAGATCCTATCACCCTCCTGGTCAGAATGGGCGTCCCAGCTTAGGAAAGTCAGCACAGCAATAAAAGAACCATCTCCGTTTATTaaacatgatttttctgtttcacCACACActccagaaaaaaaggaaatggggcTGGGAGTGGAGAAAAGGTACAGTGGTGGGGAATAGAGAAGGCTGAATGTGGgttagggaggggagggagaatgagaaaacaaaataaaataggtaGAAAGAGCATCTCTCTACCCTTAGGGTGGCAGGTGGAGGGAAGCGTGGGGGGTAGGGGGCCAGGAAGCTCTGTACAGAGGGtttgcccccagcccccacacacacatcccaGATATGTACAGTACAAACCCCAGATAATTACAACAGCcgaagaagagaggaggaaagggggtCCCGGGGTGAGGTCAGGAAAGCAAGGAAAGGGCACAGGGATAAAATTTCACATATTTACAACTTTTATATAAGTATAAATTTGGCCCCGGCTGGGTGAATGTGTGTAGGGGGGTGGAAATGAAGGGGAACTGTCCATACAAAAGAAAGAAGGGCGGAGTCTGGGAAGAGTCTCAATACCAAACGCAAGAAGGAATGAGGGGCAAGGCTGGGTAGGGGACAGCAGTCAGGGAAGAGGGGGTGCCAAGGAGGGGCTTCTCCCCTCCCATGACCTACCCACCCCAAACCCCATCCATTCCTACCTCCCCTATCCCGCCAGAGAGCTATGTacagagaaacacagaaaaattgTGGAGCtggcgggagggagggaggtagagGGAGATTGGGTAGGGGGGAGGATGAGGGAAGCCCAGCCCTGTTCTACCTCCCCTGGGGGACAGAGTCGTGGAAGGGGGCCTCCAATACCCCTCCTCCAACACAGGTCCCCCCACCCTGGGGGAGAGAGACATGGCTTTTCCTAGAGTAAGTTCCCTCCTCCCCCTGGGAGCAGAGACCAAGAAGAGAcaagaagagagagggaagggtCAGAGGGGACTGTGTGTGTCAGGGTAGGACAGATCAACTAGTCTGTCCTCCCCAACATACACACCCTCCTAAACCCTAACCCCTCACCCTAACCTCAATTCCACCCCACCCAACACACTGGGGGAGGGGGGGGCATGAGCCCCCTCACCCCGCTCTGGGACCAGCCAAGAGCAGATCAGGTGTAGGGGGAAGGGGAGACAACTCCCATTCCCCCTTTgccgccccctccctgccccggtGGCCCCTCCACCCCATCTGGGTTCTAGGTGGGGAGGGAGTAAATTTAAGAGTGATAGAAGGAGAAGGGGTTTGTGCGTGCTGAGCCCCCCCAGACGCTCCTGAGAAATCAAGGGGTAATAGGGCCCCCTCACCTGGGGTCCCCTCCCCATAACAAGGGGGACAGGGGAGGCCAAAATGGGGCGGTGGAGGGGAGTTAGATTGTCAGCTCTGGTTACTGCTAAAAAATCACCCTGAAGTTGAAAGTTTGGAGGTACCACACCCCCAGGGTGGGGGCAAGGGTCTGTCCCCCAGTGCTCAGGGGAACAATGAGGCAGAGGATGGGGATAGCACCCCGGAGTGAAGGGGTCTGTATGGGGTAGGTGGTGTCCTGGGGGAAGGGTCCCTGGGGGTCACAGTTGGCAGCACCCCAACAGCAAGGGGAAGGGGGCAGCTAAGGGTCATTGCTCTCCCTAAGCTAAGGGAGGGGGGATTGGTGTCCCCCAAGGAGGCATTCAGGGAGGTAATCCCGCTGTCCCTCAGCGATGTCCAGTCCTGGTGGCTGGTGCTGTTCCAATgtggggtgcacggggagggagaagaaagtctGTGATGCTGGGTGGGCTAGTGGTCTGCGGTGTTTCGGAACTCGCCGTTCTCGGTGATCTGCAGccggggtggggggggcggggctgggggggcCAGGCCGTTCCAAGGCGGGGCCAGCGTCACACGCGGGTTTGTTGGACCCAAGGCGGGAAGCTGCCTCTCCTGCAAGACACCGAAAAGGAGAGCGCGGACTTATTGAGACGCTTCGCGGGGCCTGGGTGCCAGACCCCTAGCGGTGGCCACCCCCACAGCCAACCCACTCAGTAAACCatgtcctccccctccccccaggacaacaccccaccccaccatccTCCTATTCAGTTTCTCACCTGCAGTAGAAGTTACCTCTTCTGGGATCAGGGAGGACAGAATCTCCCCAGACTCCTAACAGGGGCCTTCAACCCAGGGAGTCACACCAGGAAACCAGCTCAAAAGAAATAAGTTCCTACCTCACCCCCAACCTAACCCTTGTATCTTCCTCTGCCCAGCCCACCACCCTCCTTTTAGAAcaccctcccagcccacccctaATCCAAGGCAGGAACTTTGTGtggagggaaaaaggggaggcAGTACAGCAAAACCTCATTAATCCAAACCCCCACGATTTGGACTTTTTTCATAATTTGCACAAGAACTGGGCTTGAGTTTTCCTTTATCTATGAAGAAAGGGTGTGCTAAGCACATTAATAGTGGAATGCGTCCGTAGGAGGGTACCAGGAAACAGACTTTCGATCCTATCTATTCATTACGCATGCTCCCTGAGGGCCTTGAGAGGAAAAGCCTTGTTTATCAAGTTCTACttactgtatatattttgaaGACATACATTTCATTAAATAGACACTGTCATTCAGTTTTGTCACTTATTCAGAGTGGCCATCTTCTCAAAGATAACATTCCAAATTAGAGAGGTTTAACTGTACTGGGGGGAAAGGAAGGGGATTCAGGGAAGTGATGTGGGAAGGTCAGAGAATGAGGGCGGGCTGCCTCTCTCTCATGCTAAGAAGCAGACCCAACTAGGAGCTTCTGCAGAGACACAGCATGCCCAATCTctgcctccccaggaagcagggaaGCAGAAACACTTCATTCCTTTCCACCCCCACGTTCCTTTCAATCTCTCTCCGTGGGCTCCCAGTTAGAGGATAGGGGGTACCAGATCCTACTCCCACCCCCAGTCCTATTCTATCACCTCCTCCCACTCCTGGACCAACTCCTGGCTCCTGCCCTCAGCTCTGGCTTCTGTTCCTCTGCTGggacagaaaaagaaaggcatcTGTGCTACACTTCTGGTCGTTCACTTGGCTTTTTAAAACAGAGGCACAAAATTAGTGTTTAAATTAATGGCTGACTTGCAGAGGGACTAATACCCCCAACTGGTTTAGAAAAAGTATCCCAAGTATTCCCCAGGGCACAGGGCATTTAGGCCTGGCAACCTAATTATGTCTGACCATATCTCTGAAGGATACAAAAACATCCCTAGTAGAGGCTCCCAGATCACCTCTCCCTTCCAAATCAAATAGCTCACCTCTTAGAAGGTCACAAAAACCCCAGCCTTAAGCAAAAGCTGTTCTCTTAGCTTTCTGAGCTTCTCACACTTTACACAAGTCGGCAAGAAAGGAAATTACGTATGGTAGGGGATCCTGAGTATGGTAGGAGAGCAGGGGAAGGGAGCCTCAGATTCGCTTCCCTCTGCTTGTCTGCTGGCAATAGCACATAGGCATGCCCCCTACACCCCCATGGGCCCAAATTTAGAAAGTAGATAAATTAGGGTGCCattattcattttacaaaagaaatcaCTGCAGGAGTCCTTTAAATGGTGAGGTCCCCTGGTGCCTTTTAACATCTGTTTACAGATCACTAACCACTTTGACAGAGAGGCTGGGCAGGCAGAGAGTTAAAATTACAGTGTGAGGAGCCACTGGCCACTGCAGATCAAGCCCTGCAGAAAAGAAAGCATCTCAGAAATAATGTCAGTGGTGACAGGTTTCCATTTACTGGCTTTTTAGGTAGGATTATGTGTCTGGGAAGGCCACCCAGTGGCAGTGGGAGAAAGGGAGTGAGTGGCATTAGCAACCCCAGGATGTGAACTCTGACAAGAATAGAGCCTATTTAGCATGCTGTTCCTGGCATCTCTGCCCGGGAATCAACATGGCTACTGAGTCCATGATCTCATATCTAGGAAGACGTCTCACCCCACTTCCAACTCCCAGGCCACATGGGCCAGTCCATGTCCTAACACCTGTCACGGCTCCTTTCTTGTTCCTTCTCCTTGCTCCACTCACCCTGCCTACTGCCTGACATCTAAACAGCAAACTTTTCAGGGTCTCCCAAAGTCTCCCTGAATTAACTACTAACTCCTAATTCCTACCCAGTTGTGCCAAACAGGAGTCCCAGATGCCTTCTATCTCACAGGtgtaagaaaggaggaagagagagaaacaggtgaGAGGTAGAAGGAAGGAGGGGTAGAGAATCAAGttaggaaaggaagaggaaaccCCAACCTACCTGCCGCAGTCAACACAGCCCCTCTAGCCAGGGACCCCCAACCCATCACCCCACCACCTCTTTAGCAGATACCATCCCCAATGCTCCAACCCCCAAGGACGCTTTGGTGAAATGAGGGGTGACAGACAGACACTGGAGAGGTAGGGGAAGAGGACTGAGAGTCA from the Manis javanica isolate MJ-LG chromosome 16, MJ_LKY, whole genome shotgun sequence genome contains:
- the ZBTB9 gene encoding zinc finger and BTB domain-containing protein 9; translated protein: METSMPLPPVPPSPICNPAPRTIQIEFPQHSSLLLEALNRHRLEGKFCDVSLLVQGRELRAHKAVLAAASPYFHDKLLLGDAPRLTLPSVIEADAFEGLLQLIYSGRLRLPLDALPAHLLVASGLQMWQVVDQCSEILRELETSGGGISTRGTNPYHTILSTTSSPGGWCIRSSPFQTPVQSSASTESPVVGEGSELGDVLQIQVEEEEEEEEEEDEEEEEDQGSAAPSHTPQPQRVSGVFPRSHGSHPPPISTTPRRLPEGESMPLEPPVPHTPLPSKIFYIKQEPFEPKEETSVGGAQSGGAKEETKMFPGEDTEGNGELGFLLPSGSGITSGGGGPSWKPVDLHGNEILSGGGGPGGAGQAVHGPVKLGGAPPADGKRFGCLCGKRFAVKPKRDRHIMLTFSLRPFGCGICNKRFKLKHHLTEHMKTHAGALHACPHCGRRFRVHACFLRHRDLCKGQGWATAHWTYK